From a single Calothrix sp. NIES-2098 genomic region:
- a CDS encoding short-chain dehydrogenase/reductase SDR, HetN, which translates to MTSIAGKTVLLTGASGGIGAFIARALAKEQATVVSVSRSPEKLEAISNEVQALGGRGISIPFDISKVEELPVLVQQINQIAGQIDIVINNAAIEKYRAFQNYALADIQSMLTTNLIAGMELTRLILPTMIARDSGHVVNIASGSGKKGAPYNSIYSATKAGMIMWTDALRQELADTNVGVTVICPGYTKAGMFLAFGLPSPKLAQVSHPSEVAIAVLQAIKQNQPEVVIDGFLTKLLFSNIQLFPKFGDVIYRWIGLTQLNKTCAENQMRRDS; encoded by the coding sequence ATGACATCCATAGCAGGTAAGACAGTCCTTTTGACCGGAGCGTCTGGTGGTATTGGAGCATTTATTGCTCGTGCTTTGGCGAAGGAACAAGCAACCGTCGTGAGTGTTTCTCGTTCTCCAGAGAAACTAGAAGCAATATCAAATGAAGTGCAAGCTTTAGGTGGTAGAGGAATTAGCATTCCCTTTGATATTAGCAAAGTAGAAGAGTTACCTGTATTAGTTCAGCAGATTAATCAAATTGCAGGTCAAATTGACATTGTAATTAATAATGCTGCAATTGAAAAATACCGAGCTTTTCAAAATTACGCTTTAGCAGATATTCAATCGATGTTAACTACCAATCTGATTGCGGGAATGGAGTTAACTCGGTTAATTTTACCAACAATGATCGCTCGTGATAGCGGTCATGTTGTGAATATTGCGTCTGGTTCCGGGAAAAAAGGAGCACCTTACAACAGTATCTATTCTGCCACCAAAGCCGGGATGATTATGTGGACTGATGCGCTACGGCAAGAGTTGGCTGATACTAATGTTGGGGTGACAGTGATTTGCCCAGGATATACCAAAGCGGGAATGTTTCTGGCTTTTGGGCTACCTTCGCCTAAGTTAGCACAAGTTTCGCACCCTAGCGAAGTTGCGATCGCAGTTTTGCAAGCAATTAAGCAAAACCAGCCAGAAGTCGTTATCGATGGCTTCCTCACCAAACTGTTATTCTCCAATATCCAGCTTTTCCCCAAATTTGGCGATGTAATTTATCGCTGGATTGGCTTAACCCAGTTAAACAAAACCTGCGCGGAAAATCAAATGCGCAGAGACTCATAA